TTAACTTGTGGAGCGCCAGGGTTTAACTTGTGGAGCACCAGGGTTTAGCCTGTGGAGCGCCAGGGTTTAACTTATCAAGCGCCAGGGTTTAGCCTGTGGAGTGCCAGGGTTTAACCTATGAAGCACCAGGGTTTAGCCTGTGGAGTGCCAAGGTTTAGCCTGTGGAGCGCCAGGGTTTAACTTGTGGAGCGCCAGGGTTTAACCTGTGGAGCGCCAGGGTTTAACTTATCAAGCGCCAGGGTTTAGCCTGTGGAGCACCAGGGTTTAACTTATCAAGCGCCAGGGTTTAGCCTGTGGAGCCAAACAGATTCTGTAATatatgttcctaccgcacactcgcctttcctctcactgcgttggtggtgctggtttctccgtcgaccccggccaggtcccttagcaacagcaaacaagaaacggatccgcacacacgctataatcagcagttggggggacacccctctttattatatcacctcgtgatcaacgtttcggggggataaacctcccttcatcaggatcttgatgaagggaggtttatccccccgaaacgttgatcacgaggtgatataataaagaggggtgtccccccaactgctgattatagcgtgtgtgcggatccgtttcttgtttgctgttagCCTGTGGAGCGCCAGGGTTTAGCCTGTGGAGCGCCAGGGTTTAAGCTATTGAGTGCCAGGGTTTAGCCTTAGGAGCGTCAGGGTTTAACCTATCAAGCGCCAGGGTTTAGCCTGTGGAGCACCAGGGTTTAACCTATCAAGGGCCCAAGTTGAACATGTGATTGTGGGTCTCTTCCTGTTTAGGGTTCACGCTGGTTATTTGCCCACTCATTTCCCTCATGGAGGACCAGCTGATGGTTTTAAACCGCTTGGGAGTCTCTGCCACGTCCCTAAACGCATCAAGCAGTAAGGTTGGTATATTCACCCCCCTCTGATACCCTCCTGGGGCTCTTTCCTCTCCCTGTGTCCCCCAGGGCTCTCTGATTGTCCCTCCTCTCACTCAGGAGCATGTGAAGTGGGTGCACGGGGAGATGATGAACAAGAAGTCGCAGCTGAAGCTCCTCTACGTGACGCCGGAGAAAGTGGCCAAGAGCAAAGTGTTCATGTCACGGCTAGAGAAGGCCTATCAGGGGGGGCTGCTGGCTCGTGTGGCTGTGGATGAGGTGCACTGCTGTAGCCAATGGGGACACGACTTCCGCCCGGGTGAGGACTTTCTATAGGTAATAATAATTAAgaaggagtatatttatcaaagagtgaagttagagatcacacagtccgctagagtgaaattccgccactctccatttatttctatgggattttaaaaaccgtatttatcaatgggtgaaagttcatcctttgataaatacgactttaaaaatcccatagaaatgaatggagcgcggcggaatttcactctagcggactgtgtgatctctaacttcactctttgataaatacgcccctaaGTCTGTAGACTCCTCCCCTCTCTATGCTcctaaagggcttgttcaccttccaaacactttttttttttacagttaagttattttcagattgttttcaccataaacaaagacatttttcaattgctttccatcttttatttttttatcattttcccaAAACTGAAAGTTTAATGCTCCTGTCTCtagtgtctggcagctcagtgatcctggAGCAtcggaactgttacaatttgctacaattagtcgatacatttagttgatacatttaggggcagatgtactaagggtcgaatagcgagggttcattaaccctcgatattcgactgccgaattaaaatccttcgaatatcgaagttgaaggattttgcgcatatagtttgatcgaaggaataatcgctcgatcgaaggaataatcgctcgatcgaaggaataatcgctcgatcgaaggaataatcgctcgatcgaaggaataatcgcgtgatcgaaggaataatcgcgcTCGGACGAATAATCGCGCGCTCGGGCGGATAATCGCGCGCTCGGGCGGATAATCGCGCGCTCGGACGGATAATCGCGCGCTCGGACGGATAATCGCGCGCTCGGACGGATAATCGCGCGCTCGGACGGATAATCGCGCGCTCGGACGGATAATCGCGCGCTCGGACGGATAATCGCGCGCTCGGACGGATAATCGCGCGCTCGGACGGATAATCGCGCGCTCGGACGAATAATCGCGCGCTCggacgataaaatccttcaaatcaaacgattccaaggattttcatccaacgatcgaaggattatcctttgaccaaaaaaagatagcaaagcctatggggctaacattgacttcggtagcttttaggtggcgaactaggggcagggccggatttaacaaagcggcgccccaaggccgcacgATCCATACCCTTGCTGCTTCCGGTCGCGCCGGCTGTGGCGCTCGCTGAGGCAGAAGCGCCGGGGAGCGTGCCGCCCCAAAAATTTCAACCACACTGCCCGGGCCTATgtgacctcgccacaaatctgggcctgactagggggtcgaagttttttcttaaagagacagtacttcgactatcaaatagtcgaacaattttaagttcgaatcattcgattcgtagtcgaagtagccaaaaaaacacttcgaaattcaaagtatttgttcttctattccttcactcgaatttagtgaatgggccccgaAGTTGCTAAAGTCAGTCGAtacttttagttgatacaattagtcgatacatttagttgctaaaGTTAGTCGACGCATCTAGTTGATGCAATTAGTCGATGCAATTAGTCGctaaagttaaggtggccatacacagagagatctgcttgtttggcgacatctctctccgatatgcccaccttgaggtgggcaatatcgggctgatccgatcgtgggccctagggcccaatgatcggatcctaatgaacgGGCGttcagatcgcgggaccacatcaacgaacagatgcagctgcgatccgacgggatttttagtcccatcagatcgagatctgcccgactttcggccagatctcgatctgggaagcccatcggggggccccatacacggaccaataagctgccgactcggtctgtcggcagcttttattggcccgtgtatggccgaTAAAAGCCAtacttttagttgatacaattagttgatacatttagttgctaaaGTTAGTCGATATATTTAGTCGATGCATCTAGtcgatacaattagttgatacatttagttgataaaattagtcaatacattttgattgatgcgattagttgatacaattagttgatacatttagttgctaaaGTTAGTCAATACAATTAGTCGATACATTTTAATTGATATGATTAATCGATACGATTAGTCGATACaatgagttgatccatttctcagcagcatctctggagtatcagtaactattgtatcaattcagctgcctgtaatgaaactcagggattctgctcagcagggacaaacataagaaatggatcaatttagatcagtttacagggtcggcgactttCCCCCattcccagaactgctttagcaggtgaaaaaatataaactttacaaacttcaatattagagaaatggtgagaaatataaagtaattggaaaaaagtttttgtttctggtgaacaatcccttCAAGAAGCGGAGGCTCAATATTAAAGGCAATTTCTTCTCCTCAGACTACAAGACCCTGGGGATCCTGAAACGGCAGTTCCCCAATTCTCCGCTCATTGGTCTGACGGCAACTGCCACGAGCCACGTTCTGAAGGACGCGCAGAAGATCCTGTGTGTGCAGAAGCCTCTCACCTTCACCGCTTCCTTCAATAGACCCAACCTCTTCTACGAGGTAAGTGCACTCCCCCCATTTAcgatgtaaaaaacaaaatggatGCCTTGTTCCTGACAGCACCCCAATATGCACCTTTGGGGGCTGTATTTTGCATCATAAACACTTCTCCATCTGCTGGTCACTAACAGGCATTGCACTCCAGCAGCTGCTAGTGTGagactgccatctagtggccctttaaataaaaacacccaggaataaatacaataaacattACTCGAGCATTGACTTTTATACACCAGTTCATTAACTGTGGGGGGGGTACCGCTCATTCACCCCAATAACGAGAGGAAGAATGGTGTATCCTTAATACAGTTATCCACTTCTAATCAAGTAAATCCCAACTTCTACTTCATCAAATCATGGAGACAAGGTCAGTCTGATGCCTCAGAAGCGGGAAACCCCCTTTCTAGCCCAAACGGGCAATTAGTCCCTGGGTCGGCTTTGAGTTATCTCTATTAACCCTACGTTACCCATCTCCTAAACTCTTTCACCACCCTGTGACTCTCCGTCTTGTTTCATGTTCCAATTACAGGTGAGGCTGAAACCTTCCAGTTCCGAGGACTTTATTGCCGATATAACGAAACTAATAAACAGCCGATACAAAGGGCAGTCGGGTAACGTCACGGAccgattttaatatttttattactaatatttctTGAAGTCGCATACAGCATTGCACAGACAAATAACGTGTTGTTGCCAATGATAGAAAGATGTTTATTTCTTTGCCAATAACAATGAGTGTAATATTCTTCAGTGTCCCTGTTCCCGGGTTAATGGCGGTGTCTGGATTTGATTTCCAGggattatttactgtttttctcAGAAGGATTCGGAACAGGTGACCATGAGTTTGCAGAAGCTGGGCATTCGAGCGGGCGCGTACCATGCCAATATGGAGCCGAGGGATAAAAGCAAGGTGCACACCAAGTGGACGGCCAATGAAATCCAGGTAGGTGCATGTGCCCTATGAACAGAGAGTGGGACGTGCAGTTCAGTAATAGTAAGAGAGAGCTGCGGGGGGTTATTTCTATGCTAAATCTATTCAGCAGTCATAGCACAATATTCCCCGTTGCCCTGTGTGTTCTCCAGATTGTGGTGGCCACCGTGGCATTCGGAATGGGAATCGATAAACCAGACGTGAGATTTGTCATTCATCACTCGATGAGTAAATCCATGGAGAATTACTACCAGGAGAGCGGGAGGGCAGGTAAGTGGGACCTTCTCCACCTTGAGTCTCCTGTTGAACCACTGAAAGCCCAAGAGCTTTTTCTGATAAATAAGGAGCCGCCTGACTCCATTTTGGCTCCTGTGTTGGCAGGACGAGACGACAGCAGGGCCGATTGCATTCTGTATTACGGCTTTGGGGATATATTCCGGATCAGCTCCATGGTTGTGATGGAGAATGTGGGGCAGCAGAAGCTCTATGAGATGGTGAAATACAGTCAGAATCTTAATCGGTGAGTAATGGATCCTGTAACCCCGCCCCTATTTATTGTGCTCTCGAGCATAAAGAAAGCGCTGGGTGAGGTTGGCGTGAACGGCTCCGTAACTCCTTCCCTTGGTCGCAGGTGCCGGCGAGTTCTGATTGCGCAGCATTTCGATGAAGTGTGGGACTCGGCCAAGTGCAACAAGATGTGTGACAACTGCAATAGCGAGGGGGGTAGGTGGTCATTCCTGTTGCTCAGCGAGTAATAATAGTGAGTGGTAATGGTGAGAATAAGGGTGAGTAGTAATAGTAAGTCATAATAGTGAGTGGTAATGATGAGGATTAATAGTGAGTCGTAAGCTGCACGTGTTTCCCAGCATGACCAGTAATGTGAGTGGTAACAGTGAGTAATAATAATGAGTAGTAGAATAATGGTGAGTAGTAATAGTGAGTAATAATAGTAAGTCATAACAGTGAGGGGTAATGGTGAGGAGTAATAGTGAGTCGTAAGCTGCATGTGTTTCCCAGTATGACCAGTAATGTGAGTGGTAACAGCGAGTAATAATAATGAGTAGTAATAATGGTAGTAGAATAATGGTGAGTAGTAATAGTGAGTAATAATAGTAAGGGGTAATGGTGAGGAGTAATAGTGAGTCGTAAGCTGCATGAGTTTCCCAGTATGACCAGTAATGTGAGTAGTAAGTGAGTGGTAACAGCGAGTAATAATAATGAGTAGTAATAATGGTAGTAGAATAATGGTGAGTAGTAATAGTGAGTAATAATAGTGAGGGGTAATAGTGAGGAGTAATAGTGAGTCGTAAGCTGCACGTGTTTCCCAGTATGACCAGTAATGTGAGTAGTAAGTGAATGGTAACAGCGAGTAATAATAATGAGTAGTAATAATGGTGAGTGGTAATGGTGAGGAGTAATAGTGAGTCGTAAGCTGCACGTGTTTCCCAGCATGACCAGTAATGTGAGTAGTAAGTGAGTGGTAACAGTGAGTAATAATAATGAGTAGTAATAATGGTAGTAGAATAATGGTGAGTAGTAATAGTGAGTAATAATAGTGAGGGGTAATAGTGAGTTGTAAGCTGCACGTGTTTCCAAGCATGACTAGTAATGTGAATGGTAACAGCAAGTAATAATAATGAGTAGTAATAATGGTAGTAGAATAATGGTGAGTAGTAATAGTGAGTAATAACAGTAAGTCATAATAGTGAGTAGTAATAGTGAGTGGTAATAGTGAGTAGTAATAGTGAGTGGTATGCGGCACGTGTTTCCCAGTCTGACCAGTAATGTGAGTGGTAACAGTGAGTAATAATAGTGAGTAGTAATAGTGAGTGGTAAGCTGCACGTGTTTCCCAGTCTGACCAGTAATGTGAGTGGTAACAGTGAGTAATAATAATGAGTAGTAATAGTGGTATGCTGCACGTGTTTCCCAGCATGACCAGTAATGTGAGTGGTAACAGTGAGTAATAATAGTGAGTAGTAATAGTGAGTGGTAAGCTGCACGTGTTTCCCAGTCTGACCAGTAATGCCCCCCAGCCTGTGAAGAAGCAGACATCAGTCAGTACTGTCGGGATATAGTGAAGATAGTGGAACAAGCCGATCGTATGGATGAAAAGCTGACGCCTTTGAAGTTAATTGACTCTTGGGTGGGGAAAGGAGCCCCCAAACTGCGAGTCCCCGGAGTCCAGCCCCCCAAGCTGCTCCGCCATGAAATAGAGAGAATTATTGCCCACCTGATCCTGCAGCAGTTTCTCAGGTGAGGCCTCGCCCCTTCCTTCCTATTGGCTGAAAACTGAGCTTTATAGACTGGTCAGTAACAGCTGTgatgtctctgtctgtctgtctgtctctgcagGGAAGACTTCAGTTTCACAGCCTACGCCACAATCTCGTACGTAAAAAAGGGGCCCAAAGTGAATCTGCTGAGAAATGACAAGTACAACCTGAGCATCTCAATGAGGAGAGGAGGGTCCGGCCCAGACAAGGTGAGAGGCTGCCGCCCAATGATGAGCAGAGAGTTCTAGTTCTACACACAGTGTCTCTAACCCTTGTACACTGGACTGAGTATTCTCATGTGCTCAGGCTCTGCTTGTGTCTCTAGGGGACCCCCTGGTACTGCTGGGGTTAATGTAAAGGAATAGCAGTAACTTATTATTTTCCCACGGGTCTGTCCCTTTATCTGTAATTAAACTCATGTCATTCCTTTACTTCCCCTTGCTGAGCAACTCACTACAATCCAACAGCAACaacattattgttgttattattagtaaatactattattattattactataacttatttttattaattattactattattagtactattattactattacggTTTATTATTagtactatttattattaatactattattactactacaggtatgggatctgttatccagaatgcttgggacctgggcttttccggataacggatctttccgtaatttggatcttcatgccttaagtctactagaaattcatttaaacatgaaataaagccaataggctggttttgcctccaataaggatttattatatcttagttgggatcaagtacaagttactcttttattacaggtatgggacctgttatccagaatgctcaggacctgaggtttcccctgataatggatctttccataatttggatcttcataccttaagtctactagaaaatcatataaacatgaaataaacccaataggctggttttgcttccaataaggattaattatatcctagttgggatcaagtacaagcaactgtttacagagaaaaaggaactcatttttaaaaatttggattatttggataaaatggagtcagcgattccgtaattcggagctttctggatatccggtttcctgataagggatcctatacctgtattacttttttttattattactactactatttattatcattatttctaCTATAATTAgtactattattactatatattattattattattattagtgactgGCATGCCTACAAACCCAATGATCTCTTTCAACCAATCACAACCCCCTgatctgtctgtccgtccgtctcCAGGTGAAATCTCCGCAGCAGTCCACAAGTCAACCATCAGCCCCAGGCGTTTCCATGGCGACGAGCAAAAACAAAGCGCCGAAAAGGCCGAAGCCACAAAAGTGTTCCGTGGCCAAAAAGATCAAAGTGTCCCCCGACGACTCCATTGTAATCGACTGAGTGGAGAATTCCCACGGGATATTGGGCTGAGGAGCTGACCATTGTGGGGAAGGGGCGGAGTTTAGAATGATTGACCAATGAGACTGCTGCTCTGGAGCCCCCCCCCTTCCCATTTCGGGTACACACAgcacaaaggtaaaattgttgCACTTATTGTGTTTATTGTACAGAAAACGGACACAATAAATGTCACTGACAGACGTCTGCTCCTGGTTATCGCGATGTAATGGGGGGTGTTAACCCTTTACAGCCCATGTGCGATACAGGGGGGGAGGTAAGTTGGGACCCCCACCAATTTTAAAACCCAGGGCCCACCACAATCATTTATTCACCTTCCAGTTTACAGCTTTTAgattggggtcgctgaccccggcAGCCGAAAACCTCTTTGTACACAGGTCAGTAGAATTCTGGGGCATCACCCCCACCCAGAGGCCAACAACATGGCCGACCTGTTTGGGGCAGGTTCTAATAAATAAAAGCAGGTGTTGCCATGGAAACAAAGGGTGGGTTCAGTCGAAATAATCCTCGATGTCGATATTGGGGTCCAGCAGTCGCTCCCCGTAGGAGGAAAGGTCGGTCTGATTGAGAATGAGGTTCTCGAATGTTTCCTCCAGGTCTGTGTCTCCGATGAGAAGGGCCCCCACCATGCGCCCCCCCTGCATCACCAGCTTGACATACTCGTGCCCCCGGGTGCATCTCAGCAGCAGCTCGTGCTCACGTCCCAGGCCCTGCCCATTGTACTTGCCCAATAATATCACCTGGGGGGGGCACAGAAATCTCTATTATACACATGGCTCAAGTGTCAGCTCTGCAGCCTAATTCACTCA
Above is a genomic segment from Xenopus laevis strain J_2021 chromosome 3L, Xenopus_laevis_v10.1, whole genome shotgun sequence containing:
- the recql.L gene encoding RecQ like helicase L homeolog (The RefSeq protein has 4 substitutions compared to this genomic sequence), whose translation is MDSEEAAALEEELESVSGELQAVEIQLQELLERQQELIHRKNLLNKKIQRLSENAEAGSSAGGGDCAENWRNEDFLWSQKIRRALSDSFQLQTFRSLQLETINATMSGRDVFLIMPTGGGKSLCYQLPALCSDGFTLVICPLISLMEDQLMVLNRLGVSATSLNASSSKEHVKWVHGEMMNKKSQLKLLYVTPEKVAKSKVFMSRLEKAYQGGLLARVAVDEVHCCSQWGHDFRPDYKTLGILKRQFPNSPLIGLTATATSHVLKDAQKILCVQKPLTFTASFNRPNLFYEVRLKPSSSEDFIADITKLINSRYKGQSGIIYCFSQKDSEQVTMSLQKLGIRAGAYHANMEPRDKSKVHTKWTANEIQIVVATVAFGMGIDKPDVRFVIHHSMSKSMENYYQESGRAGRDDSRADCILYYGFGDIFRISSMVVMENVGQQKLYEMVKYSQNLNRCRRVLIAQHFDEVWDSAKCNKMCDNCNSEGACEEADISQYCRDIVKIVEQADRMDEKLTPLKLIDSWVGKGAPKLRVPGVQPPKLLRHEIERIIAHLILQQFLREDFSFTAYATISYVKKGPKVNLLRNDKYTLSISMRRGGSGPDKVKSPQQSTSQPSAPGVSMATSKNKSPKRQKPQKCSVAKKIKVSPDDSIVID